One segment of Polypterus senegalus isolate Bchr_013 chromosome 8, ASM1683550v1, whole genome shotgun sequence DNA contains the following:
- the LOC120533297 gene encoding zona pellucida sperm-binding protein 3-like, producing MWCKGQISVVLLLFFLCDAFAQPRFKGRKLIAKQQKPAVVLYAKPIEPRAGSPQTVTAQCTDSEVIVTISPDLLGIQKPVQPSDLSMGGCGVTSPAGAEPFVIDAPLQGCGSNVEMQGAEIVYTFTLDYNPSPIDGLPIVRTNPAVVQIECHYNRLHNVSSNALNPTWVPYTSTISAEDVLGFSLVIMSSDWSGPSPSNTFFLGDLINLQASVDSTNHEPLRVFVDSCVATPGSNASAPAYNFIGNNGCFLDSQLTGSNSQFMSPRVAQSVMQFQLDAFRFYGLTTSSIFITCHLKVTLASANVDPLNKDCSYNSALTQWSSVDGDNAVCSCCDTSCANPPPFRRGSGAPRYRPRRASEVSVPAGWEETISVGPLFLKRVSPLSSVPQSLSSQQDKTYSGSQYQASILGAVVGVLAVSCVAVLFLIYRKANGTANTKQ from the exons ATGTGGTGTAAGGGTCAGATATCCGTAGTATTGCTGCTCTTTTTTCTCTGTGATGCTTTTGCTCAGCCCCGTTTTAAAGGACGGAAGCTTATCGCAAAGCAGCAGAAGCCCGCGGTCGTGCTTTATGCTAAGCCTATTGAGCCGAGAGCTGGCTCTCCGCAGACCGTAACCGCTCAGTGCACCGACAGTGAGGTGATCGTCACCATCAGTCCGGACTTGCTAGGCATCCAAAAGCCGGTCCAGCCGTCTGATCTTTCCATGGGTGGATGTGGCGTCACCAGCCCGGCCGGTGCTGAGCCCTTTGTGATTGACGCGCCTCTACAGGGCTGTGGGAGCAACGTGGAG ATGCAGGGTGCTGAGATAGTGTACACCTTCACCCTTGACTACAATCCTTCTCCAATTGATGGTCTTCCCATTGTAAGAACAAATCCAGCTGTGGTTCAGATTGAATGCCACTACAACAG GCTCCACAATGTCAGCAGCAATGCTCTAAACCCCACTTGGGTTCCCTACACCTCCACAATCTCTGCTGAGGATGTTCTGGGCTTCTCGCTGGTTATAATGAGCA GTGATTGGAGTGGGCCAAGTCCATCCAACACCTTCTTCCTAGGAGACCTCATTAACCTTCAAGCATCTGTGGACAGCACTAACCATGAGCCTCTCCGTGTCTTTGTGGACAGCTGTGTGGCCACTCCTGGGTCCAATGCATCAGCCCCAGCCTACAACTTCATTGGGAATAATGG GTGTTTCTTGGACAGCCAACTGACAGGCTCCAATTCCCAGTTCATGTCCCCCAGAGTTGCCCAGTCTGTAATGCAGTTCCAGCTGGATGCCTTCAGGTTTTATGGCCTGACTACTAGTTCA ATCTTCATTACCTGCCATCTGAAGGTGACCTTAGCATCTGCTAATGTTGATCCTTTGAATAAGGATTGTTCATACAACTCTGCACTGACCCA GTGGAGCTCAGTGGATGGAGACAATGCTGTCTGTAGCTGCTGTGACACAAGCTGTGCCAACCCCCCTCCCTTTAGGAGGGGCTCTGGTGCCCCCAGATACAGACCCAGGAGAGCAA GTGAAGTGAGTGTCCCAGCTGGGTGGGAGGAGACAATTTCTGTTGGACCCCTCTTTCTGAAACGGGTCTCTCCTTTGTCTTCTGTACCACAGTCACTGTCCAGCCAGCAAGATAAAACCTATTCAG GGTCCCAATACCAAGCTTCCATCCTTGGAGCTGTTGTGGGTGTCCTGGCTGTCTCATGTGTGGCTGTACTATTCCTTATCTACAGAAAAGCAAATGGAACTGCTAATACCAAGCAATAA